The following proteins come from a genomic window of Coffea arabica cultivar ET-39 chromosome 11c, Coffea Arabica ET-39 HiFi, whole genome shotgun sequence:
- the LOC140004117 gene encoding F-box protein At1g70590-like isoform X1 yields MKQQKTWPSKSDTPHFTGLPFTRKESDHRRRHHHHHSSSKSNTSGSTRKSTSSSSKTHVSNNLKHQQYDYSLLPFELVQKIAASFSLPNLRAASLVCHAWRDALQPLRQAMMFLRWGKRYKHGRGGLRSNVDKALEYFLEGAARGSTPSMVDAGLIYWEMGKKEKGIALYTKAAELGDPNGQCNLGISYLQADPPSYKEAVEWLYKASFAGHVRAQYQLALCLHQGRGLDQNLQEAARWYQQAAQGGYVRAMYNTSLCYSFGEGLVQCRRSARKWMKRAADRGHSKAQLEYGLLLFSEGDMMKAVVYLELAMRAGETAATSVKNVILQDMSTPSRDRVMHLADNWRALPSSR; encoded by the exons ATGAAGCAGCAGAAAACATGGCCTTCCAAATCGGACACTCCCCACTTTACCGGCCTGCCCTTTACCAGAAAAGAATCCGATCACCGCCgccgccaccaccaccaccactcttCCTCCAAATCCAATACCTCGGGGTCCACGAGGAAATCTACCTCTTCCTCGTCGAAAACCCATGTCTCCAACAACCTTAAACATCAGCAATACGATTACTCTTTGCTCCCTTTTGAATTAGTGCAGAAAATCGCCGCGTCTTTCTCGCTGCCCAATTTACGGGCTGCGTCGCTGGTTTGCCACGCTTGGAGGGACGCCCTCCAGCCCTTGAGGCAAGCTATGATGTTTCTGAGGTGGGGTAAGCGGTATAAGCATGGGCGAGGTGGGTTGAGGTCGAACGTCGATAAGGCCTTAGAATATTTTCTAGAAGGAGCGGCGCGTGGGTCCACGCCCTCCATGGTGGATGCCGGCTTGATTTATTGGGAGatggggaagaaagaaaaggggattGCTTTATATACGAAGGCTGCTGAGCTTGGTGACCCGAATGGCCAGTGCAATTTGGGTATTTCCTACTTGCAAG CTGATCCACCATCCTACAAGGAGGCGGTGGAATGGCTGTACAAAGCCTCGTTTGCTGGCCATGTTCGTGCTCAATACCAACTTGCACTTTGTCTACATCAAGGTCGAGGGTTGGATCAGAATCTACAGGAAGCG GCACGGTGGTATCAGCAAGCTGCTCAAGGTGGCTATGTGCGTGCTATGTATAACACATCCTTGTGCTATTCGTTTGGTGAAGGTTTGGTGCAATGTCGTAGATCAGCAAGAAAGTGGATGAAGCGGGCAGCTGATCGAGGTCATAGCAAAGCTCAACTTGAGTATGGGCTGCTGCTATTCTCA GAAGGAGACATGATGAAGGCTGTGGTGTACCTGGAGCTTGCGATGCGAGCTGGTGAGACAGCTGCAACTTCCGTGAAAAACGTTATACTTCAGGACATGTCTACCCCTTCCCGTGACCGAGTCATGCATCTCGCTGATAATTGGCGTGCCTTGCCTTCATCTCGCTGA
- the LOC140004117 gene encoding F-box protein At1g70590-like isoform X2, which yields MASAIWVFPTCKIQHWHVIITIMTIIVHAADPPSYKEAVEWLYKASFAGHVRAQYQLALCLHQGRGLDQNLQEAARWYQQAAQGGYVRAMYNTSLCYSFGEGLVQCRRSARKWMKRAADRGHSKAQLEYGLLLFSEGDMMKAVVYLELAMRAGETAATSVKNVILQDMSTPSRDRVMHLADNWRALPSSR from the exons ATGGCCAGTGCAATTTGGGTATTTCCTACTTGCAAG ATTCAACACTGGCATGTGATAATAACCATTATGACCATAATCGTTCATGCAGCTGATCCACCATCCTACAAGGAGGCGGTGGAATGGCTGTACAAAGCCTCGTTTGCTGGCCATGTTCGTGCTCAATACCAACTTGCACTTTGTCTACATCAAGGTCGAGGGTTGGATCAGAATCTACAGGAAGCG GCACGGTGGTATCAGCAAGCTGCTCAAGGTGGCTATGTGCGTGCTATGTATAACACATCCTTGTGCTATTCGTTTGGTGAAGGTTTGGTGCAATGTCGTAGATCAGCAAGAAAGTGGATGAAGCGGGCAGCTGATCGAGGTCATAGCAAAGCTCAACTTGAGTATGGGCTGCTGCTATTCTCA GAAGGAGACATGATGAAGGCTGTGGTGTACCTGGAGCTTGCGATGCGAGCTGGTGAGACAGCTGCAACTTCCGTGAAAAACGTTATACTTCAGGACATGTCTACCCCTTCCCGTGACCGAGTCATGCATCTCGCTGATAATTGGCGTGCCTTGCCTTCATCTCGCTGA
- the LOC140016809 gene encoding uncharacterized protein, giving the protein MTFHRHHHYPPPPPNSNNNQLTPPSLSQNHQPHQFIHLPMASKIVKPPPPPPLPAPVKTLDDEKEQSIQELLSYIIFLKERINRAVMEANSFKSECYSLCSLVGDILGKLPNDKLRNDASTGPGKLYERPIRRVMEEVAKQFEKTLTLVRKCNRGGVFRRLVSIVSATDFKKLQSMLESSMADITWLLNIFDGGGGIILSLPPIASNDPIISWVWAAIASLYMGQINDKIEAANQLASLAKDNGRNKKYIVEEGGIAPLLKLLKENSSVEAQIAAAMALIHLANDDDRVCVIIKELGVPVIVQVLGDSPMRVQIKLANLVARMAGCSPLAQEDFARENVIKPLVTLLLMDVYMEEASLNVGKQSFHAIVEINKEREKNQLHRPALGSSLSMQSSNGSSRGGHHKKDRENETPEVKLRLKTSCVEALWMLSKGSVLNSRKITETKGLLCLAKLVEKEQGELLYNSLMTIMEITAAAESDADLRRTAFKTNSLAAKAVVDQLLRVIKECDNSTLQISALRAIGSLARTFPSRETRVIGLVVQQLGHWNLDVATEAAIALGKFTCRENFLRAEHTATILEFNGTQPLTRLVQGNERSLLHGYILLCYIGLHARNSEDLEKGNVLQTLALAERQAAVGQHPELKELIAETVTHLNLYLQCCVIQRP; this is encoded by the coding sequence ATGACCTTTCACCGCCACCACCACTACCCCCCGCCGCCGCCCAACAGCAACAACAACCAACTTACTCCGCCTTCTCTATCACAAAATCATCAGCCCCACCAATTTATTCATCTCCCCATGGCGAGTAAAATCGTAAAACCACCGCCGCCGCCACCGCTACCAGCACCAGTAAAAACCCTTGATGATGAAAAGGAGCAGAGTATCCAGGAGTTATTGTCCTACATAATATTCTTAAAGGAGCGGATTAACCGGGCTGTCATGGAAGCCAATTCTTTCAAATCCGAGTGTTATTCCCTATGCAGTTTGGTCGGGGATATTCTTGGAAAGCTCCCCAACGACAAGCTCCGCAACGATGCCTCAACTGGTCCAGGTAAACTTTACGAACGGCCCATCAGAAGAGTCATGGAGGAGGTcgcaaagcaattcgagaaaacGCTAACCCTCGTGCGGAAATGCAACCGCGGGGGTGTCTTCCGGCGGCTCGTTAGCATTGTCTCGGCCACTGATTTCAAGAAACTCCAATCTATGCTTGAGAGTTCCATGGCTGACATTACATGGCTGCTTAACATCTTTGACGGCGGAGGGGGTATTATTCTTTCTCTCCCTCCAATTGCTAGTAATGATCCCATAATTTCCTGGGTTTGGGCTGCAATTGCTTCTTTGTATATGGGACAAattaatgataaaattgaagccGCCAACCAACTAGCTTCACTAGCTAAAGACAACGGTAGGAACAAGAAATATATAGTTGAAGAAGGTGGGATTGCTCCGTTGCTGAAATTGTTGAAGGAGAATTCTTCTGTTGAAGCTCAAATCGCTGCGGCCATGGCCCTTATACATTTGGCTAACGACGACGACAGGGTTTGCGTGATTATCAAGGAGCTGGGCGTCCCAGTTATAGTCCAGGTTTTAGGGGATTCGCCTATGAGGGTTCAAATTAAGCTGGCTAATTTAGTTGCTAGAATGGCAGGATGTTCTCCGCTCGCCCAGGAGGATTTTGCCAGGGAGAATGTGATTAAGCCACTCGTGACTTTATTGTTGATGGATGTTTATATGGAGGAGGCAAGTTTGAATGTCGGGAAACAGAGTTTTCACGCAATTGTGGAGATTAACAAGGAAAGAGAGAAGAATCAGTTGCACAGGCCAGCCTTGGGATCATCTTTGTCTATGCAATCCTCTAATGGGAGCAGTAGGGGTGGACATCATAAGAAGGACAGGGAGAACGAAACTCCGGAAGTGAAGCTTAGGTTGAAGACTAGTTGTGTTGAGGCATTGTGGATGCTTTCTAAGGGTAGTGTGTTGAATAGTAGGAAAATAACGGAGACTAAAGGGTTGCTTTGTCTGGCTAAGCTTGTTGAGAAGGAACAAGGTGAATTGCTGTATAATTCCTTGATGACGATTATGGAGATTACGGCTGCTGCTGAATCAGATGCTGATCTCAGGAGGACAGCTTTTAAGACCAACTCTTTGGCTGCAAAAGCTGTTGTGGATCAGCTATTGAGGGTTATTAAAGAGTGTGATAATTCAACTTTGCAAATATCAGCGCTAAGGGCAATTGGTTCCTTGGCCAGAACTTTTCCTTCGAGGGAGACGAGGGTTATTGGTCTGGTGGTCCAGCAGCTTGGTCATTGGAACCTAGATGTAGCAACAGAAGCTGCAATTGCTCTTGGTAAGTTTACTTGTCGTGAAAATTTCCTTCGTGCAGAGCATACAGCAACGATTCTTGAGTTCAATGGCACCCAGCCCTTAACGAGGCTGGTGCAGGGCAACGAACGGTCCCTGTTGCATGGTTATATTCTCCTTTGCTACATCGGATTGCATGCTAGGAACAGTGAGGATTTGGAAAAAGGAAACGTGTTGCAAACACTTGCACTAGCAGAGCGTCAAGCAGCAGTTGGCCAGCATCCTGAGTTGAAAGAATTGATCGCTGAAACTGTGACACACTTAAATTTGTACCTCCAGTGCTGTGTGATTCAAAGGCCTTAA